A section of the Bradyrhizobium oligotrophicum S58 genome encodes:
- a CDS encoding DHA2 family efflux MFS transporter permease subunit: MTASSAVPGLRRNMVTICAMTATVMQALDTTIANVALPYMQGTLSASQDQINWVLTSYIVAAAIMTAPVGWIANRFGRKRTFIVCSAGFTIASVMCGLAQDITQMVLFRLLQGVFGAALVPLSQAVMLDSYALHERAKAMAIWGMGVMLGPIMGPSLGAWLTETYSWHWVFFVNLPFGAVTVLGLIAFMEETKPNAELTFDWFGFLALAIGIGSLQIALDRGEDQGWLESYEIIIEFIVAGVGFYYFLAHSLTTKRPFIQFALFRDRNFVGGCVFMTVMGLVLFSTMALSSPYLQNVIGYPIITAGVLLATRGCGTFVAMMLVGRLLRYIEARTLIVVGLGLTALSLFQMTAWTDQTGVPEIIAISIMQGFGFGLVFVPLSTVAFLTLPGELRTDGTSMLTLVRNVASSIGISIAIAQLTEATRRNHAILVEHINPFNHALQMPNVAGMLNLSTDAGRAMADAMVMVQAQILAFSHDYQLVMTFILVSIPLAVMIGSTRSALRAQSAPTDHAVME, translated from the coding sequence ATGACCGCGTCTTCCGCCGTTCCCGGACTTCGGCGCAACATGGTGACGATCTGCGCCATGACGGCGACGGTCATGCAGGCGCTCGACACCACCATCGCCAACGTCGCCTTGCCGTATATGCAGGGCACGCTGTCGGCGTCGCAGGACCAGATCAACTGGGTGCTGACATCCTACATCGTCGCGGCGGCGATCATGACGGCGCCGGTGGGCTGGATCGCCAACCGCTTCGGCCGCAAGCGCACCTTCATCGTCTGCTCCGCAGGTTTCACCATCGCTTCGGTAATGTGCGGGCTGGCGCAGGACATCACCCAGATGGTGCTGTTCCGCCTGCTGCAGGGCGTGTTCGGCGCCGCGCTGGTACCGCTGTCGCAGGCCGTGATGCTCGATTCCTACGCGCTGCACGAGCGCGCCAAGGCGATGGCGATCTGGGGCATGGGCGTGATGCTCGGCCCGATCATGGGGCCCTCGCTCGGGGCCTGGCTGACCGAGACCTATTCCTGGCACTGGGTGTTCTTCGTCAACCTGCCGTTCGGCGCCGTCACCGTGCTTGGGCTGATCGCGTTCATGGAGGAGACCAAGCCGAATGCGGAGCTGACCTTCGACTGGTTCGGCTTTCTCGCGCTCGCGATCGGCATCGGTTCGCTGCAGATCGCGCTCGACCGCGGCGAGGACCAAGGCTGGCTCGAGAGCTACGAGATCATCATCGAGTTCATCGTCGCCGGCGTCGGCTTCTACTACTTCCTGGCGCATTCGCTGACGACGAAGCGGCCGTTCATCCAGTTCGCGCTGTTCAGGGACCGCAACTTCGTCGGCGGCTGCGTGTTCATGACGGTCATGGGACTGGTGCTGTTTTCGACGATGGCGCTGTCGTCGCCCTATCTGCAGAACGTCATCGGCTATCCCATCATCACCGCCGGCGTGCTGCTGGCGACGCGCGGCTGCGGCACCTTCGTCGCGATGATGCTGGTCGGGCGTCTCTTGCGCTATATCGAGGCGCGCACGTTGATCGTCGTCGGGCTGGGGCTGACCGCGCTGTCGCTGTTCCAGATGACCGCGTGGACCGACCAGACCGGCGTGCCCGAGATCATCGCCATCAGCATCATGCAGGGTTTTGGCTTCGGCCTGGTGTTCGTGCCGCTGTCGACGGTGGCGTTCCTGACCTTGCCGGGCGAGCTCCGCACCGACGGAACCTCGATGCTGACCCTGGTGCGAAATGTCGCCAGCTCGATCGGCATTTCGATCGCGATCGCGCAGCTCACCGAGGCAACCCGGCGCAACCACGCCATCCTGGTCGAGCACATCAACCCGTTCAATCACGCGCTCCAGATGCCCAATGTCGCGGGCATGTTGAACCTGTCCACCGACGCGGGACGCGCGATGGCCGACGCGATGGTCATGGTGCAGGCCCAGATCCTCGCCTTCTCGCACGACTATCAACTCGTGATGACGTTCATCCTGGTGTCGATCCCGCTCGCGGTCATGATCGGCTCGACGCGGTCAGCATTGCGTGCGCAGTCTGCACCGACAGATCATGCCGTGATGGAGTGA
- a CDS encoding flotillin family protein has protein sequence MFDLVLPASIGVVLLIVLGTVFAVLYHRSTRDEAFVRTGLGGKKVVLDGGAVVLPIFHSVARVNLKTLRLRVERSKKDSLITKDRMRVDIDAEFYVRVKPDVDSIALAAQTLGAVTNNAELLRDQVEAKFVDGLRSVSATMELLELQEKRSDFVKHVQAAVEADVQSNGLELESVSLTKLDQTDISFFNAENFFDAEGLTLLKTVTETRRRDRNAIVRDNEVAIAQKDLEARQLTLQIERTKKEAELSQERDIANKTASTRAEVASATQTAWQTEENARIEAQQRIAQREAEALKVRETAAIESNLAINRRKTDADREIQIATQDNDIQIASKSKETSEARAVAKQAEALAVSAEEKVTTARAIEIADRERQTAVMAARKEAEQRSTGITVAAEAEKRAAVDRGEAAKTLAEAEAEANKIKAVGVRQIGEAEAAVILMKNEAQNKLGSNVIDFELAKQRIATMPAALGEMVKPIANLKDVRILHTGGAFGGNGGGAGGNVGFGEGLAGELLRVHALKPLIDEILVQSGFKPGDDPVQALAGVILPSAPTKGASGAAKIEPLPVSAPSS, from the coding sequence ATGTTTGATCTGGTTCTGCCTGCGTCGATCGGCGTCGTGCTGCTGATCGTTCTCGGCACCGTCTTTGCCGTTCTCTATCACCGCTCCACCCGCGACGAGGCCTTCGTGCGCACCGGCCTCGGTGGCAAGAAGGTCGTGCTCGACGGCGGCGCCGTCGTGTTGCCGATCTTCCACTCGGTTGCGCGCGTGAACCTGAAGACGCTGCGGCTGCGGGTCGAGCGCTCCAAGAAGGACTCGCTGATCACCAAGGATCGCATGCGCGTCGACATCGACGCCGAGTTCTATGTCCGCGTGAAGCCCGACGTCGATTCGATCGCGCTCGCCGCGCAAACCCTCGGCGCCGTCACCAACAATGCCGAACTGCTGCGCGACCAGGTCGAGGCCAAGTTCGTCGACGGCCTTCGCTCGGTCTCGGCGACGATGGAGCTCCTGGAGCTGCAGGAGAAGCGCTCAGATTTCGTCAAGCACGTCCAGGCCGCGGTCGAGGCCGATGTGCAGTCGAATGGTCTGGAGCTCGAATCGGTGTCGCTGACGAAGCTCGACCAGACCGACATCTCCTTCTTTAATGCCGAGAACTTCTTCGACGCCGAAGGCCTGACCCTGTTGAAAACCGTGACCGAGACGCGGCGCCGCGACCGCAACGCGATCGTGCGCGACAATGAAGTGGCGATCGCGCAGAAGGATCTCGAGGCGCGCCAGCTCACCTTGCAGATCGAGCGCACCAAGAAGGAGGCCGAGCTCAGCCAGGAGCGCGACATCGCCAACAAGACGGCGAGCACCCGCGCCGAGGTGGCGAGCGCAACCCAGACGGCGTGGCAGACCGAGGAGAACGCGCGCATCGAGGCGCAGCAGAGAATCGCCCAGCGCGAGGCGGAGGCGCTGAAGGTGCGCGAGACCGCCGCGATCGAATCCAATCTCGCCATCAACCGCCGCAAGACCGACGCCGACCGCGAGATCCAGATCGCCACCCAGGACAACGACATCCAGATCGCGAGCAAGAGCAAGGAAACCTCGGAGGCGCGCGCGGTGGCCAAGCAGGCCGAGGCGCTGGCGGTGTCTGCGGAGGAAAAGGTGACGACGGCGCGCGCGATCGAGATCGCCGATCGAGAACGTCAGACCGCGGTCATGGCCGCGCGCAAAGAGGCCGAGCAGCGCTCGACCGGCATTACCGTCGCCGCTGAGGCCGAGAAGCGTGCCGCGGTCGATCGCGGCGAGGCGGCCAAGACGCTCGCCGAAGCGGAGGCCGAGGCCAACAAGATCAAGGCCGTCGGCGTGCGCCAGATCGGCGAGGCGGAAGCGGCCGTGATCCTGATGAAGAACGAGGCCCAGAACAAGCTCGGCAGCAACGTGATCGATTTCGAGCTCGCCAAGCAGCGCATCGCGACCATGCCGGCGGCGCTGGGCGAGATGGTGAAGCCGATCGCCAATCTGAAGGACGTCCGCATCCTGCACACCGGCGGCGCCTTCGGCGGCAATGGCGGTGGTGCCGGTGGCAATGTCGGCTTCGGCGAAGGTCTCGCCGGCGAGCTGCTGCGCGTGCATGCGCTGAAGCCCTTGATCGACGAGATCCTGGTGCAGTCCGGCTTCAAGCCCGGCGACGATCCGGTGCAGGCACTGGCGGGCGTGATCCTGCCGAGCGCGCCGACGAAGGGCGCGAGCGGCGCCGCCAAGATCGAGCCGCTGCCGGTCTCGGCTCCGTCATCGTAG
- a CDS encoding OB-fold-containig protein → MTIVDHFMQPEVRPFAIAAVMIVLVGGVEIGSMLIGLSISELLGQSVDLGHDGSGSSISHVLSWINVGGVPLMICILLALGIFSISGFLIQDAARLLAVALPPTAAGVLAAVVTVPLLRSSTRYAARLVPQDESYAVGLSDLVGRTGEVAVGPLDDGLPGRVRVKDIHGNWHSVTASAAPGSPPLPVGASVLLVDRKDGRFIAIAATDELTNVKTL, encoded by the coding sequence ATGACCATCGTCGACCATTTCATGCAACCCGAGGTGCGGCCGTTCGCGATCGCCGCTGTGATGATCGTGCTGGTCGGCGGCGTCGAAATCGGCTCGATGCTGATCGGCCTGTCGATCAGTGAGCTGCTTGGCCAGAGCGTCGATCTCGGTCACGACGGCAGCGGAAGCTCCATCAGTCACGTGCTGTCCTGGATCAATGTCGGCGGCGTGCCGCTGATGATCTGCATCCTGCTTGCGCTCGGCATCTTCTCGATCTCGGGCTTTCTGATCCAGGATGCCGCGCGACTGCTGGCGGTGGCACTGCCGCCGACGGCCGCGGGCGTGCTCGCCGCCGTTGTCACCGTGCCGCTGCTGCGCAGCTCGACGCGCTATGCGGCGCGGCTGGTCCCGCAGGACGAGAGCTATGCGGTTGGTCTGTCCGATCTCGTCGGCCGCACCGGCGAGGTCGCCGTTGGTCCGCTCGATGACGGGCTGCCCGGCCGTGTCCGCGTCAAGGACATCCACGGCAACTGGCATTCGGTGACGGCCTCGGCCGCGCCGGGCTCGCCGCCGCTGCCGGTGGGTGCATCGGTTCTGCTCGTCGACCGCAAGGACGGCCGCTTCATCGCGATCGCCGCAACCGACGAGCTTACGAATGTCAAGACGCTTTAG
- a CDS encoding PspA/IM30 family protein, with protein sequence MFPMAGTVYDQAIRYRLVLTPEARDAIEATFADYARMMDMLDEIAAAKGIGANLVALHGHAYDPIRKATRLPSRLVTLGLRDRAAYRAAPTPRLPLDDRLVNVRDAGTLSLGTALGRFTIPFAVTGYAAGWTHATPAQLVRADNGDIEVRFGVTSNSHPAISPGKDHVMLAEHAPAPDTLLSRAGRLIAGIAYGAIEKAEDNNRVALVKQAIREIEQAEREARDGLSLARAEEYRLNARRAEIERETSVLAEQIRVAIIESRDDLARAGIARQMDLEAQFEVLSRAIDENAERIDAVLTTLRAILSSLQDAQIRLAELERSEALTHQPTATARRAGDTGLAKAARASRVIARATGVPEGITPSPDIDELSKLQRDKDIAERLARLKSQN encoded by the coding sequence ATGTTCCCCATGGCCGGAACTGTCTACGATCAGGCTATTCGCTACCGTCTCGTCCTCACCCCTGAGGCCAGGGACGCGATCGAGGCGACCTTCGCGGACTATGCCCGGATGATGGACATGCTCGACGAGATCGCCGCCGCCAAAGGCATTGGCGCCAACCTCGTCGCGCTGCACGGCCATGCCTATGACCCGATCCGCAAAGCCACCCGGCTGCCGTCGCGTCTGGTCACGCTCGGCCTGCGCGACCGCGCTGCCTATCGCGCCGCGCCGACCCCGCGACTGCCGCTCGACGACCGCCTGGTGAATGTCAGGGACGCGGGCACGCTGTCGCTCGGCACCGCGCTTGGCCGTTTCACGATTCCGTTCGCGGTCACCGGCTATGCCGCGGGATGGACGCACGCGACGCCGGCGCAACTTGTGCGCGCCGACAATGGTGACATCGAAGTCCGCTTCGGCGTCACCTCGAACTCACACCCAGCCATCAGCCCAGGAAAGGACCACGTCATGCTCGCCGAACACGCGCCGGCCCCCGACACGCTCCTGTCACGCGCCGGGCGCCTCATCGCCGGCATCGCCTATGGGGCGATCGAGAAGGCCGAAGACAACAACCGGGTCGCGCTGGTCAAACAGGCGATCCGCGAGATCGAGCAGGCCGAGCGCGAGGCGCGCGACGGCCTGTCATTAGCGCGGGCCGAGGAATATCGGCTGAACGCGCGACGCGCCGAGATCGAGCGCGAGACGTCGGTGCTGGCCGAGCAGATCCGCGTTGCGATCATCGAGAGCCGCGACGATCTCGCCAGGGCCGGCATCGCCCGGCAGATGGATCTCGAAGCGCAGTTCGAGGTGCTGTCGCGGGCGATCGACGAGAATGCCGAGCGGATCGACGCCGTCCTGACGACCCTGCGCGCGATCCTGTCGAGCCTGCAGGATGCGCAGATACGTCTTGCCGAACTCGAACGCAGCGAAGCCCTCACCCATCAGCCGACAGCCACGGCGCGCCGGGCCGGGGACACCGGTCTCGCCAAGGCGGCGCGCGCCTCTCGCGTCATTGCCCGCGCGACCGGTGTGCCCGAGGGCATCACGCCGTCGCCGGATATCGACGAATTGTCGAAGCTGCAGCGCGACAAGGACATCGCCGAGCGATTGGCGCGCCTGAAGTCGCAGAACTGA
- a CDS encoding phosphotransferase: MTSTDLPPAAEPAALTATMREAGVLDKGAVAEVSVISDRPMLISRIIRLGLTYDGAAPNAPRTLILKLAMPAFAKTLWRGGRHEVSFYRELAGLMPKGLVPASYGGAWDEAAFTWHLLLEDLTDTHQTATQWPLPPALPQAEAIVRALARLHAAWWDDPRLGVSIGSFATADERAGRSLTFAGHYQRFADQLGDRLSADRRAVYERLMAATPRLSERYLSRRNLSIAHGDAHVWNFLVPKAADSDDVRAFDFDQWRIGVPANDLAYMIALHLYPERRARIERPLLDGYHQTLVAHGVAGYDRAALDQDYRLAVLLHVAQPVWQWAIQIPPVIWWNNLERIFLAFDDLGCRELLD, translated from the coding sequence ATGACCTCCACCGACTTGCCGCCTGCTGCCGAGCCTGCCGCGTTGACGGCCACGATGCGCGAGGCGGGCGTGCTCGACAAAGGCGCGGTGGCGGAGGTCAGCGTGATCAGCGACCGCCCGATGCTGATCTCGCGCATCATCCGCCTCGGCTTGACTTATGATGGCGCGGCGCCGAATGCACCGAGGACGCTGATCCTGAAGCTCGCCATGCCGGCCTTCGCCAAGACGCTGTGGCGGGGCGGCCGCCACGAGGTCAGCTTCTATCGCGAGCTGGCGGGCCTCATGCCGAAGGGCCTGGTGCCCGCCTCTTACGGCGGCGCGTGGGACGAAGCGGCGTTCACCTGGCACTTGCTGCTCGAGGATCTCACCGACACGCACCAGACGGCGACGCAATGGCCGCTGCCGCCGGCGCTGCCGCAGGCCGAGGCGATCGTGCGGGCGCTGGCGCGGCTGCATGCGGCGTGGTGGGATGATCCGCGGCTTGGCGTGTCCATCGGCAGCTTCGCGACGGCAGACGAGAGGGCTGGGCGCAGCCTGACCTTTGCCGGCCACTATCAGCGCTTCGCCGACCAATTGGGAGACCGCCTGAGCGCGGACCGGCGCGCCGTCTATGAGCGCCTGATGGCGGCGACGCCGCGGCTCTCGGAGCGTTATCTTTCGCGGCGAAACCTCAGCATCGCGCATGGCGACGCGCATGTCTGGAATTTTCTGGTGCCGAAGGCCGCCGACAGCGACGACGTCCGCGCGTTCGATTTCGACCAGTGGCGGATCGGCGTGCCGGCCAACGACCTCGCTTATATGATCGCGCTGCATCTCTATCCCGAGCGGCGCGCGCGGATCGAGCGACCGCTGCTCGACGGCTATCATCAGACGTTGGTTGCGCATGGCGTTGCCGGCTACGACCGGGCGGCGCTGGATCAGGACTATCGTCTCGCCGTGCTCTTGCACGTCGCCCAGCCGGTCTGGCAATGGGCGATCCAGATCCCGCCGGTGATCTGGTGGAATAATCTCGAGCGCATCTTCCTCGCGTTCGATGATCTCGGCTGCCGCGAGTTGTTGGATTAG
- a CDS encoding dioxygenase family protein: protein MTISREQDVTPAVLAVMEQTTNPRLREIMVSLVRHLHGFVRDVRLTEAEFREAAAIIAELGQRTNDTHNEVVLMAGSLGVSPLVCLLNNGDGGNTETAQSLLGPFWRLNSPRTENGGSIVRSATSGPALFVHGRVVDPRGAPVADAEVDVWHASPVGYYENQDPEQADMNLRGKLTTDADGRFWFRSVMMVGYPIPTDGGVGRLLKAQGRHPYRPAHLHALIVKPGFKVLISQVYDPNDPHIDSDVQFGVTQALLGNFIRHDEPHPTEADVRAPWYSLEHVYRMEAGDTVLPRAPIK from the coding sequence ATGACCATCTCCCGCGAACAGGACGTCACGCCGGCCGTGCTGGCAGTGATGGAGCAGACGACCAACCCGCGGCTGCGCGAGATCATGGTCTCGCTGGTCAGGCACCTGCATGGCTTCGTGCGCGATGTTCGCCTCACCGAAGCCGAATTCCGTGAAGCCGCGGCCATCATCGCCGAGTTGGGGCAGCGCACCAACGACACCCACAACGAGGTGGTGCTGATGGCCGGCTCGCTCGGCGTCTCGCCGCTGGTCTGCCTGCTCAACAATGGCGACGGCGGCAACACCGAGACGGCGCAGTCGCTGCTCGGCCCGTTCTGGCGGTTGAACTCGCCGCGCACCGAGAATGGCGGCTCGATCGTGCGTTCGGCGACATCAGGCCCGGCGCTGTTCGTGCACGGGCGGGTGGTCGATCCGCGGGGAGCGCCGGTCGCCGACGCAGAGGTCGACGTCTGGCATGCTTCACCGGTCGGCTACTACGAGAATCAGGACCCCGAGCAGGCCGACATGAACCTGCGCGGCAAGCTCACGACCGATGCCGACGGTCGCTTCTGGTTTCGCTCCGTCATGATGGTTGGCTATCCGATTCCAACGGATGGGGGCGTTGGCCGGCTTCTGAAAGCGCAGGGACGTCATCCCTATCGCCCGGCGCATCTGCATGCGCTGATCGTCAAGCCGGGCTTCAAGGTGCTGATCTCGCAGGTCTACGATCCCAACGACCCGCACATCGACAGCGACGTGCAGTTCGGCGTGACGCAAGCGCTGCTCGGCAATTTCATCCGCCACGACGAACCGCATCCGACAGAGGCGGACGTCCGCGCGCCCTGGTACTCGCTCGAACATGTCTACCGGATGGAAGCCGGCGACACCGTGCTGCCGCGCGCACCGATCAAGTAG
- the pcaF gene encoding 3-oxoadipyl-CoA thiolase, producing MRDVYICDAVRTPIGRFGGALAKVRTDDLAATPLKALKAKHPNLDWAAVDEVFFGCANQAGEDNRNVARMALLLAGLPDSIPGQTLNRLCASGLDAVGAAGRAIRAGEVALAIAGGVESMTRAPFVQGKATEAFSRSAEIFDTTIGWRFINPLMKQQYGVDSMPETGENVAEEFQVSRADQDAFAIRSQERAGRAIASGYFAAEITPVSVPGGKAGPVTVDKDEHPRPETTLEGLAKLKPIVRNPGTVTAGNASGVNDGAAAMILASEAAVKKHGLTPRARILGLASAGVPPRIMGIGPVPATRKLMERLGLKITDFDLIELNEAFASQGIACLRQLGVADDADFVNPHGGAIALGHPLGMSGARLAMTAVHGLEVRGGKRALATMCVGVGQGVALAVEMIN from the coding sequence ATGCGAGACGTCTACATTTGTGATGCGGTGCGGACGCCGATCGGCCGCTTCGGCGGCGCGCTGGCAAAAGTGCGCACCGACGATCTCGCCGCGACGCCGCTCAAGGCGCTGAAGGCGAAGCATCCGAATCTCGACTGGGCTGCCGTGGATGAGGTGTTCTTCGGCTGCGCCAACCAGGCCGGCGAAGACAACCGCAACGTCGCGCGCATGGCGCTGCTGCTCGCGGGCCTGCCCGATTCCATTCCGGGCCAGACGCTCAACCGCCTCTGCGCCTCCGGGCTCGACGCGGTCGGCGCCGCGGGCCGCGCCATTCGCGCCGGCGAGGTCGCTCTCGCGATCGCCGGCGGCGTCGAATCGATGACACGGGCGCCGTTCGTGCAGGGCAAGGCGACCGAGGCATTCTCGCGCTCGGCCGAGATCTTCGACACCACGATCGGCTGGCGCTTCATCAATCCGCTGATGAAGCAGCAATACGGCGTCGATTCGATGCCGGAGACCGGCGAGAACGTCGCCGAGGAATTCCAGGTGTCGCGTGCCGACCAGGACGCGTTCGCGATCCGCTCCCAGGAGCGCGCGGGACGCGCGATCGCGTCGGGCTATTTTGCCGCCGAGATCACGCCGGTGTCGGTGCCCGGCGGCAAGGCCGGACCTGTGACCGTCGACAAGGACGAGCATCCGCGCCCCGAGACCACGCTGGAAGGTCTCGCCAAGCTCAAGCCGATCGTGCGCAATCCCGGCACCGTCACGGCCGGCAACGCGTCGGGCGTCAATGACGGCGCGGCTGCCATGATCCTCGCCTCGGAAGCGGCCGTGAAGAAGCACGGCCTCACGCCGCGCGCGCGCATTCTCGGCCTCGCCTCGGCCGGCGTGCCTCCGCGCATCATGGGCATCGGCCCGGTGCCGGCGACGCGCAAGCTGATGGAGCGGCTCGGCCTGAAGATCACCGATTTCGATCTGATCGAGCTCAACGAGGCGTTCGCGTCTCAAGGCATCGCCTGCCTGCGCCAGCTCGGCGTCGCCGACGATGCCGATTTCGTCAACCCGCATGGCGGCGCGATCGCGCTCGGCCATCCCCTCGGCATGAGCGGCGCGCGTCTCGCGATGACCGCCGTGCACGGGCTCGAAGTGCGCGGGGGAAAACGCGCGCTCGCCACCATGTGCGTCGGCGTCGGCCAGGGCGTCGCCCTGGCGGTCGAGATGATCAACTGA